The genomic stretch AAAGCTTTCGAAATAGTAAAGTCAGTAAAACCTCATGTTATTTTTTCGGATCAGCGAATGCCAGTTACAACTGGTGTGGAATTTTTTAATGCGATCCGTCAAATTTTTCCAGACCCTGTAAGAATATTGGTTACAGGATATACGGATGTTAACGATATCATTGATGCAATCAATAAAGGCCATATCCACAGGTATATTACAAAACCTTGGAGTGAGCCTGAAATTAAGGTAGCAATTGACAACGCCTATGATTTGTACAGCACCCGCATGGCGTTAGATAAAAAAGTGGAAGAACTAGAGAAATCTAATCATGAACTTAGTCGCTTTATATATAGCGCGTCCCATGATTTGCGAGCTCCAGTTGCCTCAGCGCTTGGATTGATTAGAGTGGCGCGTCATGAAGTTACTGACCCGCTATCTATAGGTTATTTTGACAAGTTAGAGCAAACAACAAAGGAGCTTGATACTTTCGTTTCTAATATCATAGATTACTACAAAAACTCCAAGCAAAAGGAGATAATGGAGGAGTTATCTTTTGAGGATTTGATGGAAGATGTCTTGGAAATTGTGAAAAGTCACCTTGGATCAGTGGACACAAGAATTGACACCGAGATTGACCAACAAAATGTTTTCAAAGGCGATCCTTATAGAATTAGAATTATTCTTAGTCAGCTAATTAGCAACGCAATAAAGTTTAAGAAAGAAGATCAGGAAAGTGCCCGAATTAGAGTTGGTATAACTTCAGACTTGGACGAAGTAAGAATAGAGGTGGAAGATTTTGGTGTGGGAATATTAAAAGATCACATGCATAAAGTGTTTCAAATCTTTTTTAAGAGTAGTGATACCAGATCTGGTAGTGGTATAGGATTATACATTGTAAAAGAGGCTTTGGATAAGATGGGAGGAAGTATTGCCGTAGACTCTAAGCCAGGGGATGGAACATTGTTTTCTATCAAAATTCCGAATAAGATATGAATCTGGAAGAGGTGAACCTTGTCATGCTAATTGACGATAGCCATACCGATCGGTTTATTCATAAAAAGCTGCTCGAAATTTACTCAATAGGGAAAGAGGTGATTGAGTTTTCAGGAGCTCGAGAGGCTATTGATTATCTTAATGATGCAAAAAATGAAGGCAATAAATTGCCAGACGTTATATTGCTAGATGTTTTGATGCCAGAAATGAATGGCTTTGATTTTCTTACTAGCATAAAGAGCGTATATCCCAAGTTGGTAAAACCGCCTGTAATATATATGTTAAGTTCAACCGATGATGAAAGTGACCTGAAAAGGGCTCGAAGCATTAAAATGGTTCAGAAGCTGCTCAGAAAACCCTTTTCTCCAGAAACTCTTATCAAAGCCCTATCAGAACTCTGATTTTAGGTGAAATTTAATCTTGTCAAATTTTTCGCGGGCCATATTTAGGCTAAAGGCCGAGTCAGAAAGAAATACCAAACGGCCAAATTTATCTTTAGCCAAATAACGATATTTTAGTTTACTAAACTCTTCTAACTGCTTGTCATCAGATGATTCTATCCAGCAAGCTTTGTGGGCAGGATAGTTTTCATAAGTACACTTAGCATTATATTCATGCTCAAGGCGGTATTGAATTACCTCATATTGCAGCGCACCAACGGTTCCGATTACCTTTCGCCCATTACTCTCTAAAGTAAAAAGTTGAGCTACTCCTTCGTCCATCAATTGATCAACGCCTTTGTTGAGTTGTTTGGCTTTAAGCGGATCAGCATTGTTGATAAATCGAAAATGCTCTGGTGAAAAACTTGGAATCCCTTTGAATTCTAATTTCTCTCCTTCTGTAAGTGTATCTCCAATTCTAAAGTTTCCACTATCGTGAAGTCCGACAATATCTCCTGGATAAGCTAGGTCAACCACGCTCTTTTTACTAGCCATAAAGGCCGTAGGATTGCTGAACTTTAGGTTTTTACCTTGACGGACGTGCTGGTAATTTGTGTTTCTTTCAAACGTTCCTGAAACTATTTTTAGAAATGCCAGCCTATCTCTGTGCTTCGGATCCATGTTAGCATGAATCTTAAAGACAAATCCAGTAAACTTATCTTCCATAGGGTCCACCACGCGGTCTTCGGCCTTTTTTGGAAGCGGAGCCGGAGCTATATCTACAAAGCAATTAAGAAGTTCTTGCACTCCAAAATTGTTAAGAGCAGAGCCAAAGAAAACTGGAGAAAGTTGGCCATCTAGGTAGGTCTGTTTATCAAAATCGGGATAAACTCCAGATATAAGTTCAATTTCATCTCTCAAAGTGTCTGCAGCTTCTTTGTCGATATACTTTTCAATTTCTGGAGTACTTATATCTTCAATGCTTACGCTGTCTGCAATTTTTTGCTTTTTCTGTTCAGTATATAACTGCAGGTTTTTTTCCCACATATTATATACTCCCTTAAAATCTTGCCCCATACCAATAGGCCAGCTTAGAGGGCAAACGTTTAGACCAAGCTTTTCCTCAACTTCATCGAGAAGGTCGTAAGCATCTTTACCTTCGCGATCCAGCTTGTTGATGAACACAATTATAGGAGTGTCTCTCATACGACACACTTCCACAAGCTTCTCAGTTTGGGCCTCTACACCCTTTGCAACATCAATTACCACAATCACACTATCTACAGCGGTGAGTGTACGATAGGTGTCTTCAGCAAAGTCTTGGTGACCTGGTGTATCAAGAATGTTTATTTTCTTGTTTTTATACTCAAAGCCCATAACAGATGTAGCTACAGAGATTCCTCTCTGACGCTCAATCTCCATAAAGTCAGATGTAGCACCTTTCTTTATCTTATTTGACTTTACGGCTCCTGCTTCTTGAATAGCGCCACCATACAACAGAAGTTTTTCTGTTAGGGTTGTTTTTCCGGCATCCGGGTGAGATATAATCCCGAATGTGCGCCTGCGGTTTATTTCTTTCTTTCTATCACTCATTTCTGGGTGGCAAAAGTACTAATAGTTTTGTCTCTTTGAGTTTGTTTAAGATATTAGCACAATAATTAAACGAGATGAAATTTTATTTTTAACTTGAGGTATGCAGAGTAAGTATTCTATAAAAGAGTTGGAGCATCTATCTGGTATAAAAGCTCATACTATACGCGCTTGGGAAAGCAGATATAAACTTATTGAGCCGCACAGGACTGCTACCAATATCCGATACTATGTAGATGAGCACCTTAAAAAAATACTAAACACATCGGCTTTGATAAAGGCTGGTGTTAAGATTAGTAAAATAGCGCAAATGACCGAGGAGGAAATTAATGAGGCGGTTATGAACAGTGGCAGGTATGAGTCCAATTTCACAACTTATATCAACTCATTAAAAGTGGCTACTTTAATGTATGAGGAAAATACATTTGATGCAGTGGTTTCCAAGTGTATTGTGAGTTATGGCGCTGAAAAAACTTTAATGGAAGTGGTAGGTCCCTTCATAAAAGAGATAGGACTATTATGGCAAATAGGGGTTATGAAGGTTAGTCATGAGCATTTTGCATCCAATATGCTTAAAATGAAGCTTTTTGCATTAATAGATCAAAGTTTTCCTCATTCATTGGATTCAAATTCCAGTGCTTATATTTTGTATTTACCCGCTGATGAACTACATGAGCTTAGCCTTTTGTATTTGTATTATCATCTTATTATAAATGGAAATAGGGTAATCTATTTAGGGCAAGCGGTGCCATTCGAATATTTAAAGCAAGTATCGGAAAAAACTGGCATTCGGAATTTTATTTCGGTATTTACCACTAATCCGCATATAGATGAGATATCTAAGTACATGGGGATAATCGGGGAGAACTTCCACAATACGGGGAGCCGCTTTTTGCTTACTGGTAAGCAAGTTCAGGACTTGGTGGCGGATGTGGAAACTCCCATGGTATCTATTTTTAAAGGGGTTGAGGAATTGCGGGAGGCTTTGCTAAATTGAATATTGCTTGGTTGGATTGATGTTTGGTTAAGATTGTATATCGATCAAAGTATCAGAATAATCTTATAAAAAGATGTTTTCAAAATTTGATTTTTGAATTTTTTGTTTAACTTTGTCGAGGATTCATTAAACAAAACACTTAAACAATACTACAATGACAAAGTCAGAGTTCGGAACATTAATTTTAAGTCACCAAAGTTTTTTGAAGCAACTGGCTCTAAAGCTTACTAAGGATGCTGAAGCCTCTAACGATTTAACTCAGGAAACTTATTACAAAGCCATTCGTAATAGTGATAAATTTCAACAGGGTACAAACATTAAAGGTTGGCTTTACACCATTATGAAAAACACTTTCATCAATGCGTACAGAAAGAGTAAAAATCAGAATACCTTTGTTGACGAGACGGAAAACAAGTATTTTATCAACATAGGGCAAACTGAGAAAGTGGCTCAAACAGATGCAATTGTTGATAGAGAATACATGATGGAGCAAATAAACTCTATTGAAAAAACATACGTTGAAACCTTTATGATGTACTACAATGGTTACAAGTATGAGGAAATCTCGGAAATTCTTTCAATCCCATTGGGAACTGTAAAGAGTAGAATCTTTCTGGCGAGAAAGAAGATGCAGGATAAATTAAAAGATTATCGCTAATACATTAAATGTGAATGAAGAGAAAGGCCATTGTAATTGGATCAGGATTTGCTGGTCTTTCTGCAGCAACAAATCTTACCAAAAAAGGATTTGATGTAATAATTTTAGAAAAAAACGATCAGCCCGGTGGTAGGGCTCGATCGTTTTTTGTTGATGGGTATACCTTTGATATGGGGCCCAGTTGGTATTGGATGCCGGATGTTTTTGAAAAATATTTTGAGCAATTCGGAAAAAAGGTTTCTGACTATTACGACCTAGTAAGGCTCGATCCTTCATACAGAGTTTATTTTGATAAAGACGATGCTTTAGATCTGGAAGCTGATTTATCAAAGCTCGCCAGCCAATTTGAAAATATAGAGAAAGGAAGTGGGAAGAAGTTACTGGAATTCCTTGAAGATGCTGCTTATAAGTATCAAGTGGGAATTAATGACCTTGTATATAAACCGGGTAGGAGTATAACTGAATATGTAGATACGCGGGTTTTGAAAGGTTTATTACAACTTAACATCCTGAGGTCGATGCGGAAGCATGTTTCCAAGTCTTTTACCAACTCAAAGCTTATAAAGTTGATGGAGTTTCCCATCCTTTTTTTGGGAGGTACTCCAAGTAATACTCCAGCATTATACAGTTTGATGAACTATGCCGATATGGCTTTAGGCACTTGGTACCCGATAGGAGGGATGCATCAGATTGTAAAGGCAATGGTTTCTTTAGCCGAAGAAAATGGCGTTGAGATAAAGCTTGGTCATAATGTAAAATCCATAAAGGTATCGAATGGTAAAGCGGTTTCAGTAAGCACAGATAAGGGCGATTTTGAAGCCGATGTAATAGTTGGAGCGGCAGATTATCATCATGTAGAGCAAAACCTTTTACCCAAAGAGCATCGTCAATATTCTGAAAAATATTGGAAAAGTAGAAAAATGGCTCCTTCAAGTTTGTTGTTTTACTTAGGGGTAAATAAGCGGGTTGAAAACATTAAACATCATACTCTCTTTTTTGATGAGAACTTTGATGAACATGCTGCTGAAATTTATGAGAATCCGCAATGGCCAAGTAAGCCACTTTTCTACGTTTGTACACCATCCAAAACGGATGACTCAGTAGCTCCCAAGGGTTGTGAAAACATGTTTTTACTTATGCCTGTTGCCCCTGGTTTAGAGGATAATGAAGAAATTCGAGAACGTTATTTTGGAATCATGATAAATCGTCTGGAGCAGCACATAGGAGAAAGAATTAAAGAAAATATTGTGGTAAAGAAATCCTATGCGCAATCGAATTTCGTAGATGATTATAACGCCTTTAGGGGAAATGCCTATGGTTTGGCAAATACACTAAAACAAACTGCTATATTGAAGCCTTCAATGAAAAGTAATAAAGTAGAAAACTTATACTATGCCGGTCAATTAACGGTTCCAGGGCCAGGAGTTCCTCCGTCTATTATTTCGGGGCATGTGGTTGCTGGTGAAATTGCTAAAGATTTAAATATTAAAGAATTGGTATGAGAGCACTTTTTGACAAAGTATCATACCGATCGAGCGTTATAGTAACCAAAAGCTATAGTACTTCCTTTTCCCTAGGCATTATGCTGTTGGATAAAACCCTGCGCCAGCATGTATATGCGATATATGGTTTTGTTCGTTTTGCTGATGAAATAGTCGACACTTTTCATGAGCATGACAAAGCACATTTGCTAAATGATTTTAAAAATCAAACCCATGATGCCATTTCTCGTGGCATTAGTTTAAATCCTATTCTTAATTCTTTTCAAAAAACGGTAAACGAGTTTCAAATAGATAGAGATTTGATTGATACCTTTTTGAAGAGTATGGAGATGGATCTAAATCCTATAGAGGCTTATTCACGAGAGGAATATGAGGAATATATATTAGGAAGTGCAGAGGTTGTTGGGCTGATGTGCCTAAAAGTATTTTGCTATGGTGATCAAGAGCAGTATGAAGCCTTGAGTCATGAAGCCATGAAACTTGGATCAGCCTTTCAAAAGATAAATTTCCTTCGTGATTTGAATGCCGACTATTACGATTTAGGGCGTGTTTATTTTCCGAATATTGATATGAAGACCTTTGATGACTCTGTGAAGGCAGAGATAGAAGCGGATATCGAGAAGGATTTCAAACTTGGGTATGAAGGAATTTTGAAGCTTCCAAAAAAAGCAAGGTTTGGTGTGTACATTGCTTACGTTTATTACTACAGTTTGTTTCAAAAAATAAGAGCTTTGCCAGCTGATGCGATTTTAGAACAAAGGGTTCGGATTGCAAACAGAAATAAATACGGACTTTTGCTGAGTTCATATTTCAAGCATAGTTTTAATCTTTTATAAAATAGCCCATTACAGATGGTAGAAAATGTCATCCTAGTAGATGAAAATGATAATGAAATTGGCCTGATGGAAAAAATGGAAGCACATCGCAAAGGACTTTTGCATCGTGCTTTTTCAGTTTTTGTGTTAAACTCAAAAGGCGAATTAATGATCCATCAACGAGCGTTGCATAAGTATCATTCAGGAGGCTTGTGGACCAACACCTGCTGTAGCCACCCCCGCAAGGGCGAAGAAGTAGAAGCCGCGGCGCACCGCAGATTGATGGAAGAAATGGGATTTGACTGTCCAATTGAGAAAAAGCTGGATTTTGTTTATAAATCGGTATTGGATCAAGGGTTAACTGAGCACGAGTTCGATCATCTTTTTGTTGGTCATTATGATGACGAGCCAAATATAAATCCTGATGAGGTTGCTGACTGGAAATGGATGTCCATCGCTGATGTTAGAAAGGATATAGAAGAAAACCCGACTCAGTATACTGAGTGGTTTAAAATAATATTTGATCGTTTTACTGAAGAAGTAGCCGAGGCATGAGGGTAACGGTAAACAGAAAAGCTCATTTCAATGCCGCCCATCGTTTGCATAGAGCGGATTGGGATGACCAGAAAAACCAACAAGTTTTTGGGCGGTGTAACAATCCATTTTATCATGGTCACAATTATGAGTTGATTGTTTCTGTCACTGGCAAAGTTGATGACGAAACAGGTTTTGTAGTAGATATGAAATGGTTAGCGGATTTGATTACCGAAAAGGTGGAAGACTATTTAGACCACAAAAACCTGAATGAGCAGATTGATGAGTTTAAAAGCTTAAACCCTACAGCTGAAAATATAGCAGTGGTAATTTGGAAAAGACTCCGTTCTTCAATTGACTCTCAGCATGACCTGAAAGTTACTTTGTATGAAACTCCAAGAAATTTTGTTGAATATTCTGGAGAGGAATAAACCGAATGGACTAGTTCTTGTTTAGCATTAAATAGTTGTTTTTTTCCGTTGATTCACTTGGATTATAACAGGGAAAAGGGCAATTTAGTAGAGGCTCAATCAGGAATACTTCGTAAACGGCTAATAGCTGCTTCGCTTTTTTTAAACCTCATTGAGATGCTCTTCATAAATAAAGTATCAACAATTTTAAGATCAAAGTATAATGGTATTGAGGTATTTCAGTTCTAAAGATTTCATAAAATGGGATCAATCCTTTCGTAGAAATTTTTTTAATTCTGTAGGTGGTTTCAAAAGCTTAAACCTTATAGGCACTAGGTCTGTTAAAGGTGCGGCCAATTTGGGTTTGTTTTTTTCGGTAACACATATTGGAAGTACACCTCCTCTGGTTGGTGTTATTTTTAGATCGCCCACTGTACCACGTCATACTTTAGAGAATATATACGACACCGGCTTTTTTACAATAAACTCAGTTCAAAAGAGCTATGTAGAAAAGGCACATCAAGCTTCTGTAAAATCTCCAGAAACTATGAGCGAGTTTCATGAAATAGGTCTCCGCGAGTCGTATCATGCAAACTTTTTGGCTCCTTACGTGGAGAGTAGTCGTGTAAAGATGGGACTCAAATTTGTAGAGAAACACGATATTTTGGCCAATGGAACGACCTTAGTGGTAGGTGAAGTTGTAGAGTGCTGGGTGGACGGTGATGCGTTAGATCCTGATGGATTTGTGGATCACACAGAGATAGGAAACGTAGCTGTAAACGGACTCGACACTTATTATACAGCTACTGAAATCAAAAAAATGACCTACGCCAAATCCAAAGAAGGCGTTAAGACGTCTTAATGAGCGAGGAAAAAATCTGTATTTTTTGGTTTAGAAGAGATCTGCGGTTAAATGATAACGCAGGTCTTTATCGCGCTTTGACCTCGGGGTTAAAAGTACTTCCTGTTTTTATTTTTGATACCGATATTCTCGATGAATTAGACGACAAGAAAGATGCCCGTGTACATTTTATATGGCAAGAGGTAAAGTCTATCAAAAAGACGCTAGAAGAAAAACATGGTACATCATTACTGGTAAAACACGGTTCCCCACTAAAAATTTTCAAGGATCTGGTTTCGGAGTTCCCGGTAGCGGAAGTATTTACCAACAGAGATTATGAACCTTCTGCCAAAGAAAGGGATAAAGCAGTTTATGAGTTTCTTAAGTCTAAGGATATTGTTTTCAAGGGTTTTAAGGATCAGGTGATTTTTGATAAGTCGGAAGTGATGAAAGAGGATGGAACGCCTTACGAGGTGTTTACACCATACATGAAAAAGTATAAATCACAGCTAAAGCCTTTTTACTTAAAATCTTATCCGGTAAAAAAATACATTTCAAACTTTTATAAATGCGAGCCTTTTGACAATATTTCATTAAGTGATCTGAGTTTTGAGAAAAGTAATGTAGAATTTCCTGATAGGAACTTCGATAAAGAGACGATTCGTTCATATCACGAAAATCGAGATTTCCCGGCTAAAAAGGGAACAACTAGACTTAGCCTGCATTTACGTTTCGGTACTATTTCTATTAGAAAACTTGCTCGCTTAGCGCGGAAGGAGAATGATAAATTTTTTAATGAGCTCATTTGGCGAGATTTTTATCAGATGATATTGTATCATTTCCCCAAGTCGGTAAACGAGGCTTTTAAGAAAAAGTATGATGCCATAAAATGGGAGAATAACGAAGAGCATTTTAAGAAATGGTGTGAAGGGAAAACAGGTTACCCATTGGTAGATGCGGGTATGCGGGAGCTAAATGAAACTGATTTTATGCATAATCGTGTGAGAATGGTAGTCGCTAGTTTCTTAACCAAACATTTGCTTATAGACTGGCGCTGGGGAGAGGCTTATTTTGCAGTCAAGCTTTTAGATTATGATCAGGCTTCAAATATTGGCGGATGGCAGTGGGCGGCTGGCTGTGGAGTAGATGCGGCACCATATTTTAGAGTGTTCAATCCTGAGCTGCAGCTCAAAAAGTTTGATCCTGAAAATGAATATGTAAAAAAATGGGTGCCCGAATGGAGCACCCCTGAATATCCTGAACCTATTGTAGAGCATAAATTTGCTCGAGAGCGAGCATTATCTCGCTACAAGGAAGCTTTGTCCTAGGTTATTTTGTCACCAAACTTTAGCTTTAGGTCGCTCACAAAAGTTTTAATGTGCTGCTCTTGATCAAGTTTACAAATCAATAAAGCATCTTCGTTGTCCACAACTACATATCCTTCAAGACCTTGTACTACGGCTACTTTATTTTTAGGCACACGTATTAAAGTATTTTTTGTTTCATAAGTAACAATTCGATTTCCTATTTGAGCATTTTGATTTTCGTCAAGAGAGGCATGCTCATGCAAGCTACCCCAAGTTCCTAAATCGCTCCATCCAAAATCTGAAGGAACCACATAAACATGATGTGATTTTTCCATGAGCCCGTAGTCAATAGATTCATTTTCACAGGCTGGATAAATTTCTTCAATAAATGCTTCTTCTTCACCAGTGCCAAATTTGCTGAGTCCTGCCTCAAAAGCTGAGTATAAATCTGGGAGACTCTGGCTCAATTCATCCATATAAGTATTGATGGACCAAATAAAAATTCCGCTATTCCATAAAAATTCACCACTCTCCAAAAATTGTTGAGCCATGGCGACATCAGGCTTTTCTGTAAAAGTTTTGACGCGTTTCACCTCGCTTTTAGGATCTTCATCAAGATCTACAAATTGAATGTATCCATATCCAGTGTCAGGCCTGTGAGGCTTTATTCCTAAAGTGAAAAGCTGCTTAGTGTCTTCAGCTTGATTGCAAGCCAAAGTTGCAATTCTGGTGAATTCATCTTCATTGCTAATGAGGTGATCAGAAGGTGCCACCAACATTGTAGCTGTTGGATCCTCAGATTTTATACGATATGCAGCGTAAGTAATGCAAGGTGCTGTGTTTCTGCGAGCAGGCTCCAAAATAATGTTGGCTACCGGTATTTCTGGAAGCTGTTCCATTACCAAATCTTTGTAACTTTTATGCGTTACCACCAATATTTTGTCAGGGTCGGAAAGCTTACGTAACCTGCGATATGTCTGCTGAATGAGTGTTTCGCCAGTACCCAGAATATCGTGAAATTGCTTCGGGAGTTTTGAGGTGCTTACCGGCCAGAATCTACTTCCTATACCACCGGCCATAATCACACTATATATATTTTGCATCGTTCAGTATTGAGCGCCAAAAATAACAAAACGAGCATTTTAAAGGGGGTAAAATAGCGGCTTTATATTTTGTATTTTCGCGCTTTTTCTAAATGGAAGCTTCCATTTATAATGTCAAAATTCAATTAGCATGTTAAATATTGTTCTCTTTGGCCCTCCCGGAGCAGGGAAAGGCACGCAGTCTCAACATATCGTAGAAAAATTTCAACTCATCCACCTATCCACAGGTGATCTTCTACGTTCTGAAATAGCGGCAGGTACGCCTTTAGGTCAGGAAGCAAAACTGCTTATGGACGATGGTAAATTGGTGCCGGATGAAGTAGTTATCGGTATGATTGATAATAAACTGAAGGCGAATGAAGATGCCAAGGGTTTTATTTTTGATGGATTTCCACGTACTACTGAGCAAGCCAAAGCACTGGATGATCTGTTGAAGAGCAATGACGATAGTATTTCTGGAATGATTGCTCTGGAAGTTCCTGATGAAGAATTGATTTCCCGCCTTTTAGAAAGAGGGAAAGATAGCGGTCGTGCTGATGATCAGAATGAAGAGGTGATTAAGAATCGCCTGAAAGTATATAATGACCAAACCGCTGTACTTAAAGACTACTACAGCAAGCAAGGTAAGTTTCAAGAGATAAACGGCTTGGGTACTATCGAGGAAGTGTTTGGTAGAATAGAAAATGCTATAGAAAAAGCCTAATGGCCGGAAACTTTGTTGATTACGTAAAAATTTACTGCAAATCTGGTAGAGGAGGAGCGGGTTCATCTCACCTTCATAGAGATAGGCTTACCGCCAAAGGTGGCCCTGATGGAGGAGATGGAGGTCGTGGAGGTCATGTGATACTTCGCGGTAATGACCAGTTTTGGACATTGCTTCACCTCAAGTTTAGAAAACACATTAAAGCTGAAGCTGGAGCTAATGGTTCTAGTGGTGAGCGAAGTGGCCGAGAAGGTGCAAACGAAATAATAGATGTGCCCTTGGGTACTGTTGCCCGCGATGGTGAAACGGGAGAAATACTTTTTGAAATCACCGAAAATGGTGAGGAGAAAATTCTGGTGAAAGGTGGTCGTGGAGGTTTAGGAAACGTACACTTCAAGTCTTCTACCTTTCAAACACCCCGCTTTGCTCAGCCTGGTGAAGTTTCTACAGAAATGTGGTGCGTGCTGGAGCTTAAGGTATTGGCTGATGTTGGTTTAGTAGGATTTCCAAATGCTGGAAAGTCAACTTTACTATCGTCAGTTTCTGCGGCAAAACCTGAGATTGCAGATTATCCCTTTACTACGCTTACGCCTAATTTAGGAATCGTTTCCTACAGAGGATTTCGCAGTTTTGTAATGGCGGATATTCCTGGGATTATTGAGGGAGCAAGTGAAGGTAAAGGTTTGGGACACCGCTTCCTAAGGCATATTGAGCGTAACTCTATCTTGCTTTTTATGGTTCCGGCCGATGCAGATGATATCGCTGGGCAGTACCAAATTTTGGTAAACGAGCTTGAAAAATATAATCCAGAGCTTTTGGATAAAGAGCGATTGTTGGCTATTTCAAAGGCGGATA from Owenweeksia hongkongensis DSM 17368 encodes the following:
- a CDS encoding cryptochrome/photolyase family protein gives rise to the protein MSEEKICIFWFRRDLRLNDNAGLYRALTSGLKVLPVFIFDTDILDELDDKKDARVHFIWQEVKSIKKTLEEKHGTSLLVKHGSPLKIFKDLVSEFPVAEVFTNRDYEPSAKERDKAVYEFLKSKDIVFKGFKDQVIFDKSEVMKEDGTPYEVFTPYMKKYKSQLKPFYLKSYPVKKYISNFYKCEPFDNISLSDLSFEKSNVEFPDRNFDKETIRSYHENRDFPAKKGTTRLSLHLRFGTISIRKLARLARKENDKFFNELIWRDFYQMILYHFPKSVNEAFKKKYDAIKWENNEEHFKKWCEGKTGYPLVDAGMRELNETDFMHNRVRMVVASFLTKHLLIDWRWGEAYFAVKLLDYDQASNIGGWQWAAGCGVDAAPYFRVFNPELQLKKFDPENEYVKKWVPEWSTPEYPEPIVEHKFARERALSRYKEALS
- a CDS encoding adenylate kinase, with product MLNIVLFGPPGAGKGTQSQHIVEKFQLIHLSTGDLLRSEIAAGTPLGQEAKLLMDDGKLVPDEVVIGMIDNKLKANEDAKGFIFDGFPRTTEQAKALDDLLKSNDDSISGMIALEVPDEELISRLLERGKDSGRADDQNEEVIKNRLKVYNDQTAVLKDYYSKQGKFQEINGLGTIEEVFGRIENAIEKA
- a CDS encoding mannose-1-phosphate guanylyltransferase, coding for MQNIYSVIMAGGIGSRFWPVSTSKLPKQFHDILGTGETLIQQTYRRLRKLSDPDKILVVTHKSYKDLVMEQLPEIPVANIILEPARRNTAPCITYAAYRIKSEDPTATMLVAPSDHLISNEDEFTRIATLACNQAEDTKQLFTLGIKPHRPDTGYGYIQFVDLDEDPKSEVKRVKTFTEKPDVAMAQQFLESGEFLWNSGIFIWSINTYMDELSQSLPDLYSAFEAGLSKFGTGEEEAFIEEIYPACENESIDYGLMEKSHHVYVVPSDFGWSDLGTWGSLHEHASLDENQNAQIGNRIVTYETKNTLIRVPKNKVAVVQGLEGYVVVDNEDALLICKLDQEQHIKTFVSDLKLKFGDKIT
- a CDS encoding flavin reductase family protein, which produces MVLRYFSSKDFIKWDQSFRRNFFNSVGGFKSLNLIGTRSVKGAANLGLFFSVTHIGSTPPLVGVIFRSPTVPRHTLENIYDTGFFTINSVQKSYVEKAHQASVKSPETMSEFHEIGLRESYHANFLAPYVESSRVKMGLKFVEKHDILANGTTLVVGEVVECWVDGDALDPDGFVDHTEIGNVAVNGLDTYYTATEIKKMTYAKSKEGVKTS
- the obgE gene encoding GTPase ObgE; its protein translation is MAGNFVDYVKIYCKSGRGGAGSSHLHRDRLTAKGGPDGGDGGRGGHVILRGNDQFWTLLHLKFRKHIKAEAGANGSSGERSGREGANEIIDVPLGTVARDGETGEILFEITENGEEKILVKGGRGGLGNVHFKSSTFQTPRFAQPGEVSTEMWCVLELKVLADVGLVGFPNAGKSTLLSSVSAAKPEIADYPFTTLTPNLGIVSYRGFRSFVMADIPGIIEGASEGKGLGHRFLRHIERNSILLFMVPADADDIAGQYQILVNELEKYNPELLDKERLLAISKADMLDDELREEMSTLLKEELPENVNWMFISSVSRLGLDQLKDKIWKSLNDD